The Macaca mulatta isolate MMU2019108-1 chromosome 18, T2T-MMU8v2.0, whole genome shotgun sequence genomic interval ataactgaaaaagacaataagtaaaatttaaaaactcaatggACTGGCTCAAAAACAGAATGAAGAGGACAAATGAAAGAACCAGAAATTTGAGAATAGAACAAGAGAAACTGCACAATCTGAACAACAAAGAGAAATAGactaaatacacacaaaaaagcctAAACAGAATGTCAGAGACATGTGGAACATTTTAATagttgccattctgactggcatgagatggtatctcactgtggttttgatttgcatttctctaataatcagtgatattgagtttttttccatatatttgttggccacataaatgtcttcttttgagaagtgtctgttcatatgctttgcctactttttgatggagttgtttttttcttgtaaatttgtttaagttccttgtaaattctggatattagacctttctcagacgggtagattgcaaaaattttctcccgttctgtaggttacctgttcactctgatgacagtttcttttgctgtgcagaagctctttagtttaattcaatCCCATgcgtcaattttggcttctgttgcaattgctttcggcattttcatcatgaagtctttgcccatgcctatatcgcaaatggtattgcctaggttttcttctagggtttttatggtgttggGTTTtacattaagtctttaatccatcttgagctaatttttgtctaaggtgtaaggaaggggtccagtttcagttttctgcatatggctagccagagatcatgtcctttacaggaacatggatgaagctggaagccatcatcttcagcaaactaacacaggaacagaaaatcaaatcccacatgttctcactcataagtgggagctgaacaatgagaacacatggacacagggaggagaacaacacacaccagagCCCATTGGGGAGTCGGAGGCAAGGGGAAGGAACTTAGAgaatgggtcaataggtgcagcaaaccaccgtggcacccgtatacctatgtaacaaacctgtatacTCTGCACAcatatcccggaacttaaagtaagattttaaaaaaatgtggagCCATAACAAAAGACTGTAAATTTATGTCATTAGCTAGCCAGAGGAGGGCATGGGGTTCaaaaagtattagaaaaaaaaattagagaaaaattccTAAATTTGACAAAAGACACAAAACTATAAATCAAGAAGCTGATCAAAGTTTTTATAGGATAAAGAAATCCATGTGAAGACATATCACAGTGAAATTTcttaaaactaaagacaaaaaaatctttaaaaagcaaaagagaattaattatattttatgtatagagaaaaataatgcaaatgacTGTGGAAAACATCGGGGGCAGAAGAAAATGCCACATTATTCAAGTgctgatagaaaagaaaaaaagcaacccTGTCAACTCAGAATCCTATATTCAGCAATGGTAATATCCTTTAGAAATGATgtaaaaatgagaacattttcatATGAAGCAAAACTACTGCAGGCTTACCCTAAAGAACAGTTAAACAGagctctaaaaacaaaacaacaaaacaaaagataaaagagGAAATCTCGGAACATCAGGAAGgaagaacaatagaaaaaaatagaaatacagataaatataatagatttttttctcttcacttttctaAATTACtctaacttattttaaatttgatgatttaagcaaaaattataatattttatgatGTGGTTCTTAATGAGAGACTCTGTTTAGGTTTAGTCTATTTCTGTTGTTCAGATTGTAAAATTTCTCTTGTTCTGTTCTCAATGAGAAACTCTTTAAGACAATTATAAATGGGGGAGGGTAAGGGAACTTAAAGGGAGATCAAATTTCTACATTTAATTTAAACTGATAAAATATGACACCAACAGACTTTGATAAGTTATGTGTGTATAACAGAATATTTAGAGCAACCAATAAAACAAATCTATTCAAAGAAATATACTCAAAAACACTACAGTGGTTTCTTGGTATCCTCAGGGAATTAGTCCCAGACCTTCTCCCATACCAAAATCCCATGGATTTGCTCACatgatgtgtatgtatatataatctttGCACATCGTCTGGTATAATTTAAATCATCTCTACATTACTTATAATACTGGTAATACCTACTATAATGTCAATGCTATGTAAACATTTGctatactatattttttatttatactagTTTTATTGTTGCATTATTTATTgcccccaaatattttcaatccacagttggttgactccagggatatggagggccaactatATGGGAAATCATATACAATTTACATTAAAAGTAAGTGTCTGGGCCGGgtacggtgcctcatgcctgtaatcccagcactttggaaggctgaagtaggCAGACTGGTTGAGCCTAgcagctcaagaccagcttgagcaaaatggtgaaaccccatctctacaaaaaacacaaaaattagctgggcatggcagcacacgcctgtagttccagctactcaggaaactgaggcaggaggatcacctgagcccaggaggtcaaggctgcagcagtgagctgtgatcatgccactgcactccagcatgggcaacagagtgagagcctgtcaaaccaaaaaaaaaaaaaaaaaaaaaaaaaaaaatcaaaaacaagtaaaTTTCTGAACATGACATACCAATTAAAAGAAACTGGCTGACTTAAATAAATGCTGTGTCTAAGAAACTGAATTCAAAATCACAACATATATATggtgaaagtaaaaggatggaagaaCACATACCTTGAAAAtcttaataaaatgaaagtaagaatggctatattaatatcgGGTAAAGGAGACTTTAGATAAAAAAAGATtacgaggtaggtggatcacctgaggttagcagttagagacgagcctggccaacacggtgaaaccccatttctactaaaaaatatatatatacatacatataaactagccagacatggtagtgggcacctgtaatcccagctattcgggaggctgaggcaggagaattgcttgaacccaggagacggaggttgcagtgagccaacacagtgccactgcactccagcctcggtgacagagtgagactccgtcacaaaaaaaaaaaaaaaaaaaaaaaaatagggaccGAGAAAGACATTACATAGTGACAAGATGGTCGACCTGCCAAGAAGACATAGCAAATTTAAATGCATAAGCAGCAAAGAACAGaggtataaatatataaaacaaatactaatAGAACTAATAGgaaaaatagataatagatatatCATAATTGTACCTGGAGATTTCAAAACCCCTCTGTCAATAAGTGATAGAAGTAGGTAGAAAATCAGCAAGAATATAGAAGAATTCAACAATACTGTCAAATAATAGGATCtaatttacagaacactccacccaacagcagaatatatattcttttcaaacATCGTGGAACATATATCAAGACAGAACATGCCCTAGGGTCCTTAAACTTCAATGAGTctgaaagaatgaaaattataCAGTGTGTTATGTGAGCACAGTGGTATCAAACTAAAAATCAGCAacagaaaggccgggcgcggtggctcaagcctgtaatcccagcactttgggaggccgaggcgggcggatcacgaggtcaggagatcgagaccatcctggctaagccggtggaaccccgtctctactacaaaaaaatacaaaaaactagccgggcgaggtggcgggcgcctgtagtcccagctactccggaggctgaggcaggagaatggcgggaacccgggaggcggagcttgcagtgagctgagatcggccactgcactccagcctgggcgacagagcgagactccgtctcaaaaaaaaaaaaaaaaaaaaaaaaatcagtaacagaaataaaacaggaaaatcttTAAGAACTTGGAAACTAAATATAgcacttctaaataacccatgggtCAAATAGGAAGTTTCAAAAGATACCCCCAAAAAACACTGAATTGGATAAACATGAAAatgcaacatatcaaaatttgtgggacgCAGCTGAATCAGTGCCAAGAAGGGaatttagagcactaaatgcTTCAGTAGAGAAGTGAAAAAGTCTCAAACCAATATGCTTTCATCTTAacaaattaggaaaaaagaagagcaaagtaaatttaaagcaagcagaaggaagaaaataataaagagcagaaaccaatgaaattgaaaacagaaaaataacaaaaactaaatgaaacaaaaagccagttatttgaaagataattaaaatgaacaaacctGTGGCAAGGTAGATTATCCAATAGATAATTTGAATAGCCTTGTAAGTATAAAGGAAATTAAACTTGGAATTtacagtctcaaaaaataaatctccaggtccagatggtttcactggagaattctactacacatttaaggaagaattaacaccaattctacaCAATCTTTTCCAGAAAGCAGAAGCAGAGTAAACAtgtcccaactcattttatgaggcctgCATTACCTTGATACCGAAACAAGACAAGGACaaagtggggggtgggggggaaggaaacCAACAAAACAATATCCCTCATCAAAACTAATGCAAATAGGCcagacacaatggctcacgcttgtaatcccagctactcaggaggctgaggcatgagaatcccttgaacccagcaggtagaggttacagtgggctaagatcacgccactgcactccagcctgggtgacagagcaagactctgtctcaaaaaaaaaaaaaccaaaacaaaactgatgcaaatattctcaacaaatattagtAAATGGAAttcagtaacatttttaaaatcatacattATGACCGAGTGGGGTTTAATTtcagggatgcaaggctggtttaatatttaaaaatctatgtaattcaccatattaacaggGCAAATAAGAAAAGCACATGATCATAAAAGATACTTGACAAAATTCATAAaaggtatttgacaaaattcaacatctatcTATGATAAAACTTTATGTAATCCATAAcagaaaaagtagataaattggactttattaaaattaaaaatttttgctcTATGAAAGATCCTATTAAGCAATTGAAAAGGCAGagtcaggagcagtggctcaaacctgtaattccagctctttagaaggctgaggcaggagaattgtttaagttcaagaccagtctgggcaacagtgagaacctgtctctaccaaaagaaaaaacaattaaagataaacaagaaaagacaagccacagactgggagaaaatatttgctactcacatatctgacaaaggacttataTCTAGATATATGAAGAACTCTCCACACAGCAAAACACCCAAATGATCCAATTAGAATATGGGCAAAACTGAAGAGAGAATTTACTGAAGAAGATAGGAGGGcaaacaagcacacacacaaaaagatgttcaacatcattagccattagtgaaatgcaaattaagactgCAATGAAATGTCACTATACACATATTAGaagaggtaaaataaaaattaatgacaataccaaatgttaataaggatgtggagaaaagaaacacTATATAATAACAAAAGAGCAATTTAGCTTTTCAAGCACTGTTCTTAGGAAGAATTGTTAAGGGAAGAACAGCCCACATGTGGATAGGTTTATGAGAGTTTGTCATTCAACAGGTCATGCTTCATGGCCAGAAAGGGTTAAATTTAGAAGACTCCCATCacttgttatattttatattatggcAGGTAGACATAAATTTGGAATGATGACAGCTAATCTCACTGCTTTACAATCTAATTCCACACCCCGAAATCTCAAGTTTTTACTTAATGCCTAATATTGTCCACAATGATATCAAACAGCAAAGGATTCTGCATAATGGtaagatcattttaaaatgtctttggaACCCAGCAAAAATTACACCAGACTGCTCAGAAATAGATATTCTAAGCTATCAGTTTGGAAGACAAGGTAATCTTTGAAGTCTTTCAAAGAATAAAGGGGAATTTACTTAGTAGACATAACTGATATGCATCTTGAGCAAGCCAAGATCCAGAAGAACCTCTGGCTCTACACATCTGCTATAGTAATACAGCAATTTTACACTGTGTTCTCCAAACTACAGACATTGCTAAAAGAAGAGGCAGGactcggccgggcacggtagctcacgcctgtaatcccagcactttggaagttcTAGGCAGgtagggtggatcacaaggtcaggagttcaagaacagcctggccaagacggtgaaaccccgtctctactaaaaatacaaaacttagccagatgtggtggcgggcgcctgtaatcccagctactcaggaagctgaggcagagaactgcttgaactcgggaggcagaggctgcagtgagctgagattgtgccactgcactccagcctgggcaatagggcaagacttcatctcaaaataaataaataaataaataaataagaagaacaGGCAGTACTCACCAATTGTAATCCAGTCGAGACTGGTGAAGCTGTTGCTGTTTTAGAAGAAGCTTTGTCTCCTGCTGGGCCAGCAGATGCTGAAGACGTTCCTTTTCAATTTCCAGCTCCATTTTCTGAAGCATCAGTTGCTGCTTTCTATCTTCTGAGATCTGCTTTTTCAGAGTTTCATTTGGTTGCAGCGCCCCTCCACCATGCAACAGAGACGCCCAAGAAAGCCCACAATAACTGCATGATTCTGGATGTGTCTTAGGATGTTGAGGGGCCGTGTTTGTAGAATGGCTCTCATGAACATGATCTGCAGCAAGTCTATGACCACAGCATTGAGTAGGAGTAGGCTTAAGGTGTGGACATTCCTTCATGTGCAATTCTTCTTGTGGCATTTTCTCTCTTGGGACTGCATCTACTGGTTTTCTCCCTGGAGATTCATAATTACATGTTGTGGTCTCTGATGGTATCTTACCTAGATCATCTTTGGGATGATGAAGGGTTACTGGTTTCAAAGAATTATTCCTAAATGCTATAAGGGATTCTGAAGCTGAATCCTGGATTGCAGACTTAGGTCTTTGCTTGGTTTGATAGTAGGTCTGCGGTCTGGCTACACTCAAGTAGGAACCATCCAGTTCCACAGATGAACACTGGAGAGTGCTTTTTCTACTGGATACCTAGAAAGAACCACAAGATCACCTGTCAAATAAGAACACAATAAAACAAGTTCTTTcattcagtttttcagaaatcagTATATACGTTTACCAAGCCAAAGCTGTTGTTTTgtcttaaatattaaattatagcGTTCACACAGTTAAACAGACTTGTGCCCCAAAGCTACATTCATTATCAAACAATCTACACTTCAGTAAATCCatataaagataagaaaaataagttgCTGCTACATGTTGCTTAAGCAAGATCTTTGGTGATTTCAGGAGTTGCAAATAATGAGAGTTACATAAAATCAATTTTGAGAAGAGGTAAAAGCCTTAAACATTAACatcttaaaatgtttacttttagaATACTGAGCCAAGAAATCCATTCAGTCACCTTAAATATTCTTTGGCCATTACACAGCATGAGATTTGATGTAAAACATTTCACCTTATACTGAATAGAATGTGACTTACTGGTAGATCTTTGATGAGGTTTTATAAATATCTTTACAGAACACAGATAAAACCAACCACTTTCAACAAAATAGGATTCTAATCAAAAGCagttaaatacaaaaaatagttaatttCATCTACAAACATAAGTGATTTTTCAATTAATCTATTCAAGTGATTAGTCTGATAGAATTTGGGCAGAAAGGAAGCAGTTGCAAATTATCTCTGACATGTCAATAGAATCAGATTTTCCAACATTTTAGCTGTAAGTCTATTCTATTGGTGAGAACAAAACTTAATCTatatcagtgattctcaaactttaatgtgtagCAGAATAACCTGGAGAGTGTTTGTTAAACATGAAACTATAGCTTAATCCCCAGAGTTTCCAAGTCTTTCTGTCTGGAGGAGACTCAGAGAATTTGCTCATATTGCTGAtctgggaccacactttgaaaactgtTGGTCTGTATCATGGAACATCTCCATCTCCCTTACTGTTGAGCTTAGCCTGGGAAGGTTGGGTTGTTATACTTAGCTCATCTCTGAACATTGTTACTTAGTATGACTAAGCAGCTTTTCTTCACAGTGTATTTCAGAAACATGGTATATCAAGATTCCAGGTTGTCCAAACAGAAATATTATAGTTTAAtgtaaatgttgtgtgtgttacAGATGAGCAACTTGCCCATGAAGGTGGACACTtgtaattaacaaaataataatgaaagataATGATCAGACTCTTTCAAGGGTAGCCCTTTATAACATAAAAACTTCCCCTCAATTTAGATCTAGAGCACAGCAAAAAAGAGCCTCCAAGTCCAATTACGTAACTAGCAAGATGGGTTGTTTGAAAACGTGTTATTCCTACCAGCTGTTATTTCTTTTGAGCAGTCAGAGTATAACCTTTAACACAAATCTGAAAGGAACAAATCCACTTGTGGAGGGAGAGGCCTTGTTTTCCAATGAagggagctgggcacattcctcagccccgggctcaaaactccctgagcctagtacaaacacatcccatcctcccatcccaccacataccgccatatatctctcaaactccctgagcccagtacaaacaccacctggaaagtctccgataaggagacagccgttcaaggttactaaAAGCgcgggagccaaaagaatttctttgttcccctgcaactttcgggctataaaaggcaaatgctcgcattgttcggggccctcttgccctcttgtatactgtggaatggagggaccaagttcgaacttgtagtaaagatccttgccactTGGCTTTGAcactggactctggtggtcttctttggggaacaaacggtctgggcataacatctgggggctcgtccgggattccccaagcccaccagacccctggtcaacggatctgctaagatcgatctactgataggtgagctggctcgtctccgtttgtctgtctgtgtctgtgtgtctgttctaaatctgaatctgtgactcgcgaggtctgaaactggagctggcacagtcctggcggacgcgctataggacGGCCAGTGGAGACCAGTGGGAGACGTCCACTGgctctcttctgatttaaattgcgATCTGAGCTGCCGGAGCGCGTTCGTGATCCAGGCAGCAGCTGACTCTGAGCCCGACTGCCGGGGCGCGCTGGCGATCTGAGCTGCCGGAGCGCGTTCGCAATCCAGGCAGCAGCTGACTCTGACCCCGACTGCCGGGGCGCGCTGGCGATCTGAGCTGCCAGAGCGCGTTCGCGATCCAGGCAGCAGCTGACTCTGACCCCGACTGCCGGGGCGCGCTGGCGATCTGAGCTGCCGGAGCGCGTTCACGATCCAGGCAGCAGCTGACTCTGACCCCGACTGTCGGGGCGCGCTCGCGATCTGAGTTGCCGGAGCACGTTCGCGATCCGGGCAACAGCTGACTCTGACCCGGGCTCCCGGCGCGCGCGTGCGATCTAAATTGCCCCGGTTCCCGGGCGCGCGCGTGCGGTCTGAATTGTCCCGGTTCCCGGGCGCGCGCGtgcggtctgaattgccccggttcCCGGGCGCGCGCGCttgcggccccggtccccgggctcctgGCTTCCGGGCGCGCGCACTTCCGGCCCCAGTCCCcaggctcccggcttccggcgcatGTTTGccgccccggtccccgggctcccagCTTCCGGCGCGCGAGTGCCATCTGAATTGCCCCGGTTCCCGGGCGCGCGCGTttgcggccccggtccccgggctcccggcttctgGCGCACGcttccggccccggtccccgggctcccggcttccggcacgcttccggccccggtccccgggctcccagCTTCCGGGCACGCGCGTttgcggccccggtccccgggttcccggcttccggcgcgcgttCGCGATCTGAACTGCCCCGGTTCCCGGGCTGCGGAAGTGTGCCTGCGACTAGCTATCATTAATAAGTCAGATCAGATTTCCTTTATAGGGATTCTAACCCATATTCCTTTACaggaagagacacagaaagtgagaatgagtgagagagagaccaTAA includes:
- the KIAA1328 gene encoding protein hinderin isoform X7, coding for MSLSELGAARMQEQQVSSRKSTLQCSSVELDGSYLSVARPQTYYQTKQRPKSAIQDSASESLIAFRNNSLKPVTLHHPKDDLGKIPSETTTCNYESPGRKPVDAVPREKMPQEELHMKECPHLKPTPTQCCGHRLAADHVHESHSTNTAPQHPKTHPESCSYCGLSWASLLHGGGALQPNETLKKQISEDRKQQLMLQKMELEIEKERLQHLLAQQETKLLLKQQQLHQSRLDYNCLLKSNCDGWLLGTSSSVKKYQETPNSGENRKEKKTVGFHSHMKDDAQWSCQKKDTYRPQRGTMTGVRKDASTSPMPTGSLKDFVTTASPSLQHTTSRYETSLLDLVQSLSPNSALKSQRCPSREAGTWNHGTFQLSLPKSTWKKMGMHRTPEELEENQILEDIFFI